The Candidatus Omnitrophota bacterium genome has a window encoding:
- a CDS encoding HD domain-containing protein has protein sequence METKIKNQKINGNINSVSMNQFTLAFKGETEERFLNFYFKHYLSNMRVSMFLGIFVWGLFGLIEIWFYPKEAIWHLLVLRYGVVWPFMVGSVLLTFTKNPKQHVSFAIFIGIMASGIGVISKFALLPSSFAYTPNPSLIIIFLYGYAVMRARFVWASLAGTIIVLFYAAVAVWIKHVPAQEFATNAFLLVMASLIGMYLCYWLELFSRRNFIYAEKLKSHRENLGELVTQRTKELQDTQHEIIHMLGTAAEYRDCETGQHVKRMSYYCALLARAVGAEKKESELLFYASQMHDIGKIGIPDNILLKPGGLEDKEWEIMKSHTTIGAQILQENNSPLLETAQKIALLHHEKWDGSGYPGGLKGEAIPILARIVCLCDVFDALISNRPYKKAWPAQEALKEIGRLKGIFFDPELVDHFKEIFPEILKIGERFSDKKIKTNPPKEETAGDPKSAVTA, from the coding sequence ATGGAAACAAAAATAAAAAATCAAAAAATAAACGGAAATATAAATTCCGTTTCGATGAATCAATTCACGCTTGCCTTTAAAGGCGAAACCGAAGAGAGATTTTTAAATTTTTACTTTAAGCATTACCTCAGCAATATGCGCGTTTCCATGTTTTTAGGAATTTTTGTTTGGGGATTATTTGGCCTTATTGAAATCTGGTTTTATCCAAAAGAAGCTATTTGGCACTTACTTGTGTTACGCTATGGGGTTGTTTGGCCTTTTATGGTTGGATCTGTTTTGCTAACATTCACCAAAAATCCAAAACAACATGTTAGCTTCGCAATTTTTATAGGGATTATGGCTTCTGGCATTGGAGTTATCTCTAAATTTGCTCTGCTACCAAGCTCTTTTGCTTATACACCGAACCCGAGCCTTATTATTATTTTTTTATATGGATATGCTGTTATGCGTGCTCGTTTTGTTTGGGCATCTTTAGCAGGTACAATCATTGTCTTATTTTATGCTGCGGTGGCTGTTTGGATCAAGCATGTTCCAGCGCAAGAATTTGCTACAAATGCATTTCTTTTAGTTATGGCAAGCTTGATTGGAATGTATCTTTGTTATTGGTTAGAACTTTTTTCAAGAAGAAATTTTATATACGCTGAAAAGTTAAAATCACACAGAGAAAACCTAGGAGAGTTAGTCACACAAAGAACCAAAGAGCTTCAGGATACACAACATGAAATCATTCACATGCTTGGCACCGCCGCTGAATATCGCGATTGCGAAACAGGTCAGCATGTCAAGCGAATGAGCTATTATTGTGCTCTTTTAGCGCGTGCGGTTGGAGCAGAAAAAAAAGAATCAGAATTACTTTTTTATGCAAGCCAAATGCATGACATCGGCAAAATCGGAATTCCGGATAATATTCTTTTAAAGCCAGGGGGACTAGAAGATAAAGAATGGGAAATAATGAAATCCCACACCACAATTGGAGCTCAAATTCTTCAAGAAAACAACTCGCCCTTGCTCGAAACTGCCCAAAAAATTGCTTTACTACATCACGAAAAATGGGATGGATCAGGATATCCTGGCGGATTAAAAGGAGAAGCAATTCCTATTTTGGCTCGAATTGTTTGCCTTTGCGATGTTTTTGATGCACTCATATCAAATAGACCCTATAAGAAAGCATGGCCAGCACAAGAAGCCCTAAAAGAAATTGGAAGATTAAAGGGAATTTTCTTCGACCCAGAATTAGTTGATCACTTTAAAGAAATATTTCCAGAAATCCTTAAAATCGGCGAACGCTTTTCTGACAAAAAAATAAAAACCAACCCACCTAAAGAAGAGACTGCAGGCGATCCAAAATCTGCTGTAACGGCTTAA
- a CDS encoding septal ring lytic transglycosylase RlpA family protein, producing MNRRNIPFLTKYVLLLKHFLTQPKPLKLFILLVVASLICLFCTTHRSRVGIASWYGKVSRKKTANGERYDRDAYTAAHRTLAFGTLVKVKNLTNGKFIVVRVNDRGPYVRGRIIDLSYAAAKKIDIIKKGITKVHLEIFKL from the coding sequence ATGAACAGAAGAAATATTCCTTTTTTGACAAAATACGTGCTTTTACTCAAGCATTTCTTGACACAACCTAAGCCTTTAAAACTTTTTATTCTCTTGGTTGTCGCTAGCTTGATCTGTCTTTTTTGTACAACGCATAGGAGTCGAGTTGGAATTGCATCCTGGTATGGAAAAGTCAGCCGAAAGAAGACTGCGAATGGTGAGCGTTATGACCGTGATGCGTACACTGCGGCTCATCGAACACTAGCATTTGGAACATTGGTTAAAGTCAAAAACTTAACCAATGGTAAATTTATTGTTGTTCGCGTCAATGATCGAGGGCCCTACGTCAGAGGGAGAATTATTGACTTATCCTACGCAGCAGCCAAAAAAATTGATATAATTAAAAAAGGAATTACAAAAGTTCATCTTGAAATCTTTAAACTGTAA
- a CDS encoding cation:proton antiporter: MNSILIAGIIVSVGFLFGEIAQKIKLPKITGYIIAGVLLNPGIVSFIPKNFPEATNPITNIALAFITFSIGGSLLYSNIKKLGKGMLLITLFEAEFAFLAIAFSFILFGPMFLTDGNPSWLQIIIPMGLLLGCLGSPTDPSATLAIKQEYKPVGDVSETMLGVAAFDDVLGIINYSVAVVIAAACATSTTFSVGSVVIQPIGIILGSVALGVAFGVIFNRITDFITKESEGVHIVVVFGLLTSCFGLCQMIGTDALLAIMTLGAIVVNFNKKQDQIFKLMERYVDELIFILFFTLSGMHLNFSVLFSSGAIVLLFVVFRTIGKFTGTFVGATIAKAPENIRKYTIGGLIPQGGIVIGLALVIRQNPAFYQISDIIISVVIGSTVIHEIVGPICAKIALQKAGEISK; the protein is encoded by the coding sequence ATGAATTCTATCCTTATTGCTGGCATCATTGTTTCAGTGGGATTTCTTTTTGGTGAAATTGCCCAAAAAATTAAACTTCCAAAAATCACTGGTTATATCATTGCCGGTGTTTTGCTTAATCCAGGCATTGTTTCATTTATCCCAAAAAACTTTCCTGAGGCTACAAATCCAATCACCAATATTGCGCTGGCATTTATTACATTCTCAATCGGCGGATCTCTTTTGTATTCAAACATCAAAAAACTTGGAAAGGGAATGCTTTTAATTACTCTTTTTGAGGCTGAATTTGCCTTTTTAGCAATTGCTTTTAGCTTTATTTTATTCGGACCAATGTTCCTCACCGATGGTAATCCAAGTTGGCTTCAAATTATTATTCCAATGGGCTTGCTTTTAGGATGCCTAGGATCACCGACAGACCCATCTGCGACTTTAGCAATCAAGCAAGAATACAAGCCTGTTGGTGACGTGTCAGAAACAATGCTTGGTGTTGCTGCTTTTGATGATGTCTTGGGGATTATCAATTATAGCGTGGCTGTTGTTATTGCGGCCGCATGCGCTACGTCTACAACATTTAGCGTCGGAAGCGTTGTTATTCAGCCGATTGGTATCATTTTAGGTTCAGTTGCTCTCGGAGTAGCTTTTGGAGTCATCTTTAATCGAATTACCGATTTTATCACCAAAGAAAGCGAGGGAGTTCACATTGTTGTTGTTTTTGGATTGTTAACTTCGTGCTTTGGGCTCTGCCAAATGATTGGCACAGACGCACTTTTAGCCATTATGACTTTGGGCGCGATTGTTGTTAATTTCAACAAAAAACAAGATCAAATATTTAAGCTGATGGAGCGATATGTTGATGAACTTATTTTTATTTTGTTTTTTACTTTAAGTGGGATGCATTTAAATTTTTCGGTTCTTTTCTCATCGGGTGCGATTGTTTTATTATTTGTCGTATTTAGAACGATCGGAAAATTCACCGGAACATTTGTCGGGGCAACAATTGCCAAAGCACCTGAAAATATTCGAAAATATACCATTGGAGGATTAATTCCTCAGGGTGGCATTGTTATTGGACTTGCCCTCGTGATTCGCCAAAATCCCGCATTTTATCAAATTTCTGATATCATCATAAGCGTTGTTATTGGTTCAACGGTTATTCACGAGATTGTTGGCCCAATTTGTGCAAAAATAGCATTGCAGAAAGCAGGAGAGATTTCAAAATAG
- the dusB gene encoding tRNA dihydrouridine synthase DusB, whose translation MKIGKIKIEKPIALAPMEDVTDTPFRLICKRLDADLLYTEFVSSEALIRDVKSAFHKITIRDEERPIGIQIFGSRPLSMQNAAQVVQEARPDFIDINAGCWVRNLVTRGEGAGLLKDLKRFEEIVKTVVKAVKCPVTVKTRLGWDQENIVILEVAKMVEQAGAKALTLHCRTRTQGFKGIADWSWLSKIRKVIKIPLIGNGDILTPEDVKTVFETGCDGVMIGRGAVTNPWIFRQAKYFLKTGEYLPEASFKERIELCIEHLKLSVNFKGECHGVNDFRKHYAGYLRDHPGVVKLRSELVRIKPLQQILDRLQSLL comes from the coding sequence ATGAAAATAGGAAAAATTAAAATAGAAAAACCGATTGCTTTGGCACCCATGGAAGATGTCACGGATACGCCGTTTCGCTTAATTTGCAAGCGATTGGATGCAGACTTACTTTATACTGAATTTGTTAGTAGCGAGGCATTGATTCGAGACGTTAAAAGTGCTTTTCATAAAATTACGATTCGCGATGAAGAACGTCCGATTGGTATCCAAATTTTCGGTAGCCGTCCTCTTTCGATGCAAAACGCGGCTCAGGTGGTTCAAGAGGCTCGTCCAGATTTTATTGATATCAACGCTGGTTGTTGGGTTCGAAATCTTGTTACGCGCGGTGAAGGCGCAGGGCTTTTGAAAGATTTAAAACGATTTGAAGAAATTGTCAAAACTGTTGTCAAAGCCGTAAAGTGTCCGGTTACAGTTAAAACTCGCCTTGGATGGGATCAAGAAAATATTGTTATTCTGGAAGTTGCCAAAATGGTTGAACAAGCTGGGGCTAAAGCTCTGACGCTTCATTGCCGTACGCGCACGCAAGGATTTAAGGGTATTGCTGACTGGTCTTGGCTTTCTAAAATTCGTAAAGTGATTAAAATTCCTTTAATTGGAAACGGGGATATTTTAACACCAGAAGATGTTAAGACAGTTTTTGAAACAGGTTGTGATGGTGTTATGATTGGTCGAGGCGCTGTAACAAATCCTTGGATTTTTAGGCAAGCAAAGTATTTTTTAAAAACCGGAGAATATCTTCCCGAAGCTTCTTTTAAGGAGCGCATTGAGCTTTGTATCGAGCATTTAAAACTTTCTGTTAATTTTAAAGGCGAGTGTCATGGCGTTAATGATTTTAGAAAACATTATGCAGGCTATTTGCGCGATCATCCTGGTGTTGTAAAACTTCGCTCAGAGCTTGTTAGAATTAAGCCGTTACAGCAGATTTTGGATCGCCTGCAGTCTCTTCTTTAG
- the gshB gene encoding glutathione synthase, with protein MNFVFLMDPLETVKVEKDTTFALMLCAYFRNHRIFFLPEGNISIKNGKVSFKVTEVIPQKNADMPFVKKETLELFDNDVDIVFIRTDPPFDEAYLMSTWLLDRLPKRVVVINSPNGVRTVNEKLWATQFTSIVPKTLITRNKNEFIHFLDSEKEIILKPVNLFGGMSIFHICKGDLNANVTFETLSNSGKNEVVVQKYVSAAKVGDKRILLLNGDPIGALLRVHSQTDHRNNFFSGGCAKPVEMTAKDKQIIEILRPHLRSLGLYFVGIDIIGDYLIEVNVTSPTCLQEMNRFYHTALEDRVINFAEELTKRY; from the coding sequence ATGAATTTTGTATTCTTAATGGATCCTTTGGAAACAGTTAAAGTTGAAAAAGATACTACGTTTGCCTTAATGCTATGCGCGTATTTTCGAAATCATCGAATTTTTTTCTTGCCCGAAGGAAATATTTCAATTAAAAATGGAAAAGTTTCTTTTAAAGTTACGGAAGTTATTCCACAAAAAAATGCTGACATGCCATTTGTTAAAAAAGAAACACTAGAATTGTTTGATAACGATGTGGATATTGTCTTTATTCGAACCGATCCACCTTTTGATGAAGCGTATCTGATGAGCACCTGGCTTTTAGATCGCTTGCCAAAACGGGTTGTCGTTATCAACAGTCCAAATGGCGTTCGAACGGTTAATGAAAAGCTATGGGCCACACAATTTACTTCTATCGTTCCAAAAACATTAATCACAAGAAATAAAAACGAATTTATCCATTTTCTAGATTCTGAAAAAGAGATTATCTTAAAACCTGTCAATTTATTTGGAGGAATGTCTATTTTTCATATTTGCAAAGGTGATTTAAATGCTAATGTTACATTTGAAACGTTAAGCAATTCAGGCAAAAATGAGGTTGTTGTGCAAAAATATGTTTCTGCGGCAAAAGTTGGAGATAAGCGAATCCTTCTTTTGAACGGCGATCCCATTGGTGCACTTTTGCGTGTTCATTCGCAAACCGATCATCGCAACAATTTCTTTTCGGGAGGTTGCGCCAAGCCTGTGGAAATGACTGCAAAAGATAAACAAATTATTGAGATTTTAAGGCCACACTTGCGTAGCCTTGGACTTTATTTTGTTGGAATTGATATCATTGGTGATTATTTAATCGAGGTTAACGTGACCTCGCCTACTTGCTTGCAGGAAATGAATCGATTTTATCATACTGCTTTGGAAGATCGAGTAATCAATTTTGCGGAAGAATTAACGAAAAGATACTAA
- the mtaB gene encoding tRNA (N(6)-L-threonylcarbamoyladenosine(37)-C(2))-methylthiotransferase MtaB: MKKTISFYTLGCRSNQSETAVLENLCKQHGFTLIPENQESDIAVINTCTVTEKSDSDTRRLVSKICRLNKKVKIALIGCQAQTQKEELVKFSNVRWVIGNAKKMQLPEIIAKPENNQQEVLVSPISKEPFTMPASGTSEKRTRANIKIQDGCDSFCAYCEVPYARGNARSREFDDIIKEAKNLAAFGHKEIVLTGINLGAYHFKKKTINDVIKEVMLVDGIKRIRISSIEPNTIPSDLILLMASNTKLCRYLHIPIQSACDEILSSMKRHYTANDLDLFLQFAAQNIPEICIGADVIVGFPGETDRFFERTYEFFEQAPISYFHTFSYSTRKFAESKNFPNQVTKKTIVKRSQYLRELSERKKNSFTQKFIGTRQKVLFEERKNKMWTGLTDNYLRVYASSDKDLRNQLCRVSIDKIKSGSLFGQIQ; encoded by the coding sequence ATGAAAAAAACAATTTCGTTTTATACTCTTGGGTGCCGGTCAAATCAATCCGAAACCGCGGTTTTAGAAAATCTTTGTAAACAGCACGGATTCACACTTATTCCGGAGAACCAAGAATCCGATATTGCAGTTATCAACACCTGTACCGTTACAGAAAAAAGCGACTCAGACACCAGACGTCTCGTTAGCAAAATTTGTCGATTAAATAAAAAAGTCAAAATCGCATTAATTGGCTGTCAGGCTCAAACACAAAAAGAAGAGTTAGTGAAATTTTCTAATGTGCGATGGGTTATTGGAAATGCAAAAAAAATGCAATTGCCAGAAATTATTGCCAAACCAGAGAATAATCAACAAGAGGTTTTAGTTTCACCCATTTCAAAGGAACCTTTTACGATGCCGGCATCTGGAACCAGCGAAAAACGAACACGAGCTAATATTAAAATTCAGGATGGTTGTGATTCTTTTTGCGCCTATTGTGAAGTGCCTTATGCGCGAGGGAACGCGAGAAGCCGTGAATTTGATGATATCATCAAAGAAGCAAAAAATTTAGCTGCGTTTGGACACAAGGAAATAGTGCTTACCGGCATTAACCTTGGAGCCTATCATTTTAAGAAAAAAACAATCAATGATGTTATTAAAGAAGTGATGCTGGTCGATGGAATCAAGCGCATTCGAATTTCATCTATTGAGCCAAACACGATTCCATCTGATCTTATTCTTTTAATGGCCTCAAATACAAAACTTTGCCGCTATTTGCATATTCCAATTCAAAGCGCCTGTGATGAAATTTTGTCTTCAATGAAACGGCATTATACTGCGAATGATTTAGATTTATTTCTTCAATTTGCTGCGCAAAATATTCCCGAGATTTGCATCGGCGCGGATGTCATTGTGGGATTTCCAGGCGAAACAGATCGATTTTTTGAACGAACATATGAATTCTTTGAACAAGCGCCAATTTCATATTTTCATACTTTTAGTTACTCTACTCGAAAATTTGCTGAAAGCAAAAACTTCCCAAATCAAGTTACTAAAAAAACGATTGTCAAGCGTAGCCAATATTTGCGCGAACTCAGTGAAAGAAAAAAGAATTCTTTTACGCAGAAATTTATCGGAACACGACAGAAAGTTCTTTTTGAAGAACGAAAAAATAAAATGTGGACTGGCTTAACAGATAACTATTTGCGTGTTTACGCTTCATCCGATAAAGATTTGCGTAATCAACTTTGCCGTGTTTCAATTGATAAAATTAAAAGTGGGTCATTATTTGGCCAAATACAATAA
- a CDS encoding glutathione S-transferase N-terminal domain-containing protein, whose amino-acid sequence MQLTLYYFQGCPFCGRVLAFIEEHGILLEKKDIHEIDEFKQELISIGGKSQVPCLVIDEKPMYESADIIEWLKKNVLPSN is encoded by the coding sequence ATGCAGCTAACATTATATTATTTTCAGGGTTGTCCTTTTTGCGGTCGGGTTCTTGCTTTTATAGAGGAGCATGGTATTTTGTTAGAAAAAAAAGATATTCACGAGATTGATGAGTTTAAGCAAGAATTAATTTCAATTGGTGGAAAATCTCAGGTTCCCTGCCTAGTGATTGATGAAAAACCAATGTATGAATCGGCAGATATTATTGAATGGCTAAAGAAAAACGTCTTACCATCAAATTAA
- a CDS encoding LemA family protein, whose product MLLTLIIIVVLGLAVGGMYNQFIQGRIHVQEGLSGVDVQLKRRHNLIPNLVEIVKGYAQHESSLFQKVTELRSKATTATDIKEKASLENSITQALKGLLVVVEAYPDLKANQNFIELQKNLSEIEDEIQISRRYYNGTVRNLNILVQTFPRNIIANIFDFKSEEFFEVESATERSTPEIQF is encoded by the coding sequence ATGTTGCTAACACTTATTATCATTGTCGTTTTAGGATTAGCTGTTGGAGGCATGTATAATCAATTTATTCAAGGACGCATTCATGTCCAAGAAGGCTTAAGCGGCGTTGATGTTCAACTTAAACGACGCCACAACCTTATCCCTAATCTTGTTGAAATCGTCAAAGGATACGCGCAGCATGAAAGTAGTTTATTCCAAAAAGTAACAGAGCTACGCTCTAAAGCAACAACCGCAACAGACATCAAAGAAAAGGCATCCTTGGAAAATAGCATCACACAAGCTCTTAAAGGCCTTCTTGTGGTTGTTGAAGCGTATCCCGACCTAAAGGCCAATCAAAATTTTATTGAATTGCAAAAAAATCTTTCAGAAATTGAAGATGAAATTCAAATTTCTCGTCGATACTACAATGGAACTGTCCGAAATTTGAATATTCTAGTCCAAACTTTTCCACGAAATATTATTGCTAATATATTTGATTTTAAATCTGAGGAATTCTTCGAAGTTGAGTCCGCAACCGAACGCTCCACACCTGAAATACAGTTTTAA
- a CDS encoding ABC transporter ATP-binding protein: MRNSDIAISIRDLSKFYGSFQALKGISFNVPRGSFFGFLGPNGAGKTTTINVLTGLSNYNQGSVKVFGFDVTSEYQKTRLLIGLCAQEFNFDPFLPLEQMLIYQAGYFGIPEKQAKKRANELLDRFQLSEKKTMKYRALSGGMKKRLLLCRALVHDPEVLILDEPTAGCDLELRFLIWDYLAQLNKEGKTIFLTTHYMEEAEKLCKTIGIIHDGNIVQIGEKEKVMKEKTLQAVFLEVTNHKKKYVN, translated from the coding sequence ATGAGAAATTCGGATATCGCCATTTCAATTAGGGATTTAAGTAAATTTTATGGGTCTTTTCAGGCCTTAAAAGGTATTTCGTTTAATGTTCCTCGAGGAAGTTTTTTTGGTTTTTTAGGGCCTAATGGTGCCGGCAAAACAACAACGATCAATGTTTTAACCGGCCTCTCAAATTACAACCAAGGTTCTGTTAAAGTTTTTGGTTTTGATGTAACTAGTGAATATCAAAAAACTCGGCTATTAATTGGCCTTTGTGCGCAAGAATTTAATTTTGACCCCTTTCTCCCGCTCGAGCAGATGCTTATTTATCAAGCTGGATATTTTGGCATTCCTGAAAAACAAGCTAAAAAACGTGCCAATGAATTGTTAGATCGATTTCAGTTATCAGAAAAGAAAACGATGAAATATCGCGCTCTTTCAGGTGGGATGAAAAAACGGCTTTTGTTGTGCCGTGCATTAGTGCATGACCCTGAAGTTTTAATTTTAGATGAACCGACCGCTGGTTGCGATCTTGAGCTTCGTTTTTTAATTTGGGATTATCTGGCACAGCTCAACAAAGAAGGAAAAACAATTTTTTTAACAACGCACTACATGGAAGAGGCTGAAAAACTTTGCAAAACCATCGGTATTATCCATGACGGTAATATTGTTCAAATCGGTGAAAAAGAAAAAGTCATGAAAGAAAAAACACTTCAAGCTGTTTTTCTAGAAGTAACCAATCATAAAAAAAAATATGTTAATTAA
- the gshA gene encoding glutamate--cysteine ligase — MDFLIQKVLNKQKEIYKWIRDSEDRRELPLYSSVDIRNSGFKIAVVDTNLFPAGFNNICEHGVSDASFFIRKAIAKRVDNGKNILIVAEEHTRNTWYLEHVRVLKEIIKKAGYDAIIATFLNVQPSFCENANAVDLETATGKTIKIYCFKKILEEIKAAKKSFDLIILNNDLTAGVPDILRNANIPIYPSIEAGWHARSKFEHFRHNYDLIKEFSKIIDVDPWLLSCLDDIVVDININDESDRSLLMDASLKLFGRIEQKYKEHNVKEKPYIILKSDSGTYGMGVVPIENPKEILNLNRKNRNNLFKGKSSKITNRYLLQEGVSTCYHVHEKISEVCIYQIDNNLIGGFYRSHSAKTNRDNLNSKGMDFSTMCPHLRKHGDCGVHHDMNMFDVYRLLARIAGIAAHHEILQLEADQK; from the coding sequence ATGGATTTCCTAATTCAGAAAGTTTTAAACAAACAAAAAGAAATTTATAAATGGATTAGAGATTCCGAAGACAGACGGGAACTTCCTCTTTACTCTTCGGTCGACATTCGAAATTCTGGATTTAAAATCGCTGTCGTGGATACTAATTTATTTCCTGCGGGATTCAACAATATTTGTGAACATGGTGTCTCGGATGCGTCTTTTTTTATTCGAAAAGCAATTGCGAAACGCGTTGACAACGGAAAAAATATCTTAATTGTTGCCGAAGAGCATACTCGAAACACATGGTATCTTGAACATGTCCGAGTTTTAAAAGAGATTATCAAGAAAGCGGGGTACGACGCGATTATTGCAACATTCCTAAACGTTCAGCCCTCTTTTTGCGAGAATGCAAATGCAGTTGACCTTGAGACTGCAACTGGAAAAACAATCAAGATCTATTGTTTTAAAAAGATTTTGGAAGAAATTAAGGCGGCGAAGAAAAGTTTTGATTTGATTATTCTTAATAATGATCTAACAGCTGGCGTTCCTGATATTTTACGCAATGCGAATATTCCTATTTATCCTTCCATTGAAGCTGGGTGGCATGCCAGATCTAAATTTGAACATTTTAGACATAATTATGATTTGATCAAAGAGTTTTCAAAGATTATTGATGTTGACCCTTGGCTCTTGTCTTGTTTGGACGATATTGTTGTTGATATTAATATTAATGATGAATCTGATCGATCGCTCTTAATGGATGCTAGCTTAAAGCTGTTTGGACGCATTGAACAAAAATACAAAGAGCATAATGTTAAAGAAAAACCCTATATTATTTTAAAATCAGATTCTGGGACGTATGGCATGGGTGTTGTTCCTATCGAAAACCCAAAAGAAATCTTAAATTTAAATCGAAAAAATCGAAACAATTTATTTAAAGGAAAAAGTTCAAAGATTACTAATCGATATCTTTTGCAAGAAGGTGTTTCTACTTGTTATCATGTTCACGAAAAAATTAGCGAAGTTTGCATTTATCAAATTGACAACAATCTCATTGGCGGGTTTTATCGTTCTCATAGCGCAAAAACAAACCGTGATAATCTGAATTCAAAAGGAATGGATTTCTCAACCATGTGTCCTCACCTTAGAAAACATGGCGATTGTGGCGTTCATCATGATATGAATATGTTTGACGTTTATCGTCTTCTGGCGCGCATTGCAGGGATTGCTGCGCATCATGAAATTCTTCAGCTGGAGGCTGATCAAAAATGA
- a CDS encoding ABC transporter permease codes for MLINNPTGILALSKREIMRFLSVATQTLFPPMISSILFLCIFGLALGKRIDLSEGGITYIAFIIPGLMTMNAITSSYENASSSLFISRWHNHIQEVLLSPLSYFEMVLGILVGSLVRSIIVVNSVLVISLAVYPMPIAHPSLMIYFMITIPIIFSCMGMIAALWAEDFNMLTMWNTYFIMPLTFLGGVFHPLNLIPSQFRFITKLNPIYYLVTGMRYSIIGVADTDIIYSIIVSMVLAISMFSITVYLFRIGYKLRT; via the coding sequence ATGTTAATTAATAATCCAACAGGTATTTTAGCATTATCAAAAAGAGAAATTATGCGCTTTCTCTCAGTTGCAACACAAACGCTTTTTCCGCCGATGATCTCTTCGATTCTATTTCTCTGCATTTTTGGGCTTGCGCTCGGTAAACGCATTGACCTAAGTGAGGGTGGAATTACGTACATCGCTTTTATTATTCCAGGGTTGATGACGATGAACGCGATTACAAGCTCATATGAAAACGCCAGTTCATCATTGTTTATTTCTCGATGGCATAATCATATTCAAGAAGTTTTGCTCTCTCCTTTGTCTTATTTTGAAATGGTTTTAGGAATTTTAGTTGGTAGTTTAGTGCGATCTATTATTGTCGTTAATAGTGTCCTTGTGATTTCTTTGGCTGTTTATCCAATGCCAATCGCACACCCTTCTTTAATGATTTATTTTATGATTACAATTCCTATCATTTTTTCGTGCATGGGCATGATCGCAGCGCTTTGGGCTGAAGATTTTAATATGTTAACCATGTGGAATACGTATTTTATTATGCCGCTTACATTTTTAGGTGGCGTATTTCATCCTCTCAACTTGATTCCTTCACAGTTCCGATTCATCACAAAATTAAACCCAATTTATTATTTGGTTACTGGAATGCGTTATAGCATCATTGGCGTTGCAGACACAGATATTATTTATAGCATTATTGTTTCGATGGTTTTGGCAATAAGTATGTTTTCAATAACCGTTTATTTGTTTCGCATCGGATACAAGCTCAGGACATAA
- a CDS encoding nucleoside deaminase encodes MIKNDKKNMALAMQKAQQGIKVGQTPFGACIVKNNIIIACSHNKVWKTTDITAHAEIVAIRLACKKLKTIDLSGCTIYSTCEPCPMCFSACHWAKISKIVYGARISDAKEYGFNELSISNATMKTKSKSSMKIIKDFMREENIRVFEEFNKKKNKRLY; translated from the coding sequence ATGATAAAAAATGATAAGAAAAATATGGCACTTGCCATGCAAAAAGCTCAACAAGGTATCAAAGTAGGTCAAACCCCTTTTGGTGCGTGCATTGTCAAAAACAATATAATAATTGCTTGCTCACACAATAAAGTATGGAAAACTACAGACATTACTGCGCACGCCGAAATTGTCGCGATTCGTCTTGCCTGTAAAAAACTAAAAACAATCGATTTGTCAGGTTGCACTATTTATTCGACCTGCGAACCTTGCCCAATGTGCTTCAGTGCTTGTCACTGGGCAAAGATTTCCAAAATTGTTTATGGCGCAAGAATTTCTGACGCTAAAGAATATGGATTTAACGAACTTAGCATCTCAAACGCAACCATGAAAACAAAAAGCAAAAGCTCTATGAAAATCATAAAAGATTTTATGCGCGAAGAAAATATTAGGGTTTTTGAAGAATTTAACAAAAAAAAGAACAAACGTCTCTATTAA